In Segatella copri, the DNA window CAGCACCACCTACCGCAACTTTCTTCCAAGTTGCCTTATCAGCTGCGTTCTGAGTTTTATCTTTACTTTCCTGTCTTACTTCAGGATGTATATTATCGAAATACAATGTTTCTTCATTCTGTGCCATAATCATACTTTTTAAAATTACAACTGATGCAAATATAGTGAAATAACAAATAGATAGGTACTTTTTTTGTGCTCATTACACAAAACCTATCTTCTATTGTACAAAATCACTTTTTAATTTTAGCCTTGCAATAAGGACAAGCCTCATTCTGCATTAAAACTTCATAAGACTGAAAGCCCAGGAAGTGATGACAATGAGGACAAACATAATGCTGCTGAAACTCTTCAGTCAACTGCTTCTGCCTTAACGGTCCTTTAGAAGAATCCTTATATGCTTTTACAGTAAAGCCTACAGAAATCAAAATACCTAAGAGATACAAGCCTATATAAAGAGGAGTCTCTCTAAATTCTGGGAAAATGATGCTCAAAGCGATGGCTCCCATGGTAATCAAACCAGTAATGCCACGAAGAGAATTAAACTTGCGGTCAGCAATTTGCTGATCAAGTTTATGCTCATCATATTCTTCCCAAACACGCTGCAATGGACGAAAATCTACCATTTGAGGAACAAAACTCTTTATCCAATCCCAACTAACCAAAAATTTGCTTGGACCAAGTTCTATTTTATCCTTTTCCATGATAGTCTTTGCCATTATTTCCACTCCATTGACAAAAGTAACGTTCTGAGGTTTTAGATTCGTAATTCTATAAGAACCATCAGGATTAATGGTCAAACTACAGTGTTGACGACTCACAGTCATAGGAACACTTCCAGCAACCCCAAAAGTCTTGGATTGCTGCCCCATCGTTATTCTCAATTGAGATGTACTAGCATCACGTCCAATGATTAATTCCATAAAATTCTTTGCTTGATTAGTTTATTTTTTAGTTATGAGTAAATCCTTCATTTGCTTCAAGGCTTCCTTAGAAATACCTAAAGCAAAAGCAAAATGCTCATAATCGGATAATATCAACTGTTGCTTTTGCGTATTGACCTGATAGATGTAGCCAGTGTTTATGATAAAGCGCTTACCCACCCGCATAAAAATACTCTTGCAATCTACAAGATGCTCGGCCAAATACTTCTCCATCTGAGTCAAATTCAGACAAACAACAGTCTTCAGCTTGTTAATAGTAACAATCTGTGTATAATTGCCATCTCCTTCGAAATAAACAATTTTGGAAACATCTAATCTTAAGAGTTCCGTCTTTGTATTGAATACGATAAATTGACTATCCATATTTACCATTTACATCGCTGACTTGTTCCCAGAAGTAGCTATCAGTCATTAAGTTTTCAATGAAAAAGCGTGGGACTATTGCTTATTACCGGATAGAGGTTGTGGAAGGACCCGTCAGCAAGTAATAATGCAATAGCCCACGCCATAGAGTATATTAACATCTTCTTCCATAGAGAAAAAGATACAATAATCCTTAGACGTGAGCATCATTGCCTATTTATCGTTAGCAGACTTTGAAACTTCCACATTTCTATCGCAAGATAACGTTCAATACGCTCATTCACTAGAGCCTTCATCGTGCCCGTTCTTTTCCGTTCACTCATAACTCTATTGCAAAAGTAAGAAATCTTTTTAATACCGCCAAACTTTTCCTCTATTATTTCTTCCAACAGGCTTACTTTTATGAAATTTCCACCAAAAAGGCATTGAAGTTTGCCACTGCTGAAAAAGATAATGCTTCCACATTTCCAATCCATGACAACCTCAATGCCTATATCCTTAAACGGCTTTACAAATTAAAGTACACTTTACCGAAAGGCGCCGTGTTCGCCTTCCACTCAAAATTATTGGCTACAACCTCTCCGTCTAGGTTTCTAACCACCTTGCTAACGAATGCATGTGTTCTCAACAAACTATCCAAAGGACCACCATAATAACCAACAACTGTCAATGATCTGCGTCCACCACTATACGTTTCTCTCACACGAATCTTGACTCTTACAACTTGATTGTTCTTAATATAATAAGCACCAACATCAGTATATTCCTCCGTAGGCTGAGGCATCTGCGGCATCTCCAAGCCAAATGATGGCACAGAATATTGCTGGGCAGGTGGATTAGTATATACTGGTTTATACTCTACAAACTGAGCATTTACACTCATTACACTTAGCATCATGGCTAAAATCAACATTACCTTCTTCATACCTTATTATATATTAAAGGGTTATACTTCATGTTCCTCGTTCCACGATTTTTTCTTTTCTACCGCTTCCCGATTACGAGCGCAAAAGTAAGAAGATTATTTCTATCAGCCAAATATCTAAACATACCTTGTATGAAATGCCATTCTGTATGTACCAAATGACAAAGAGGAGGCGTCATAAGTCTAAATTACAGTTGGCGCATAACAGTTGACCTACGCATGCACATCACCTGTTGTGCAAGCGCATATCAGCTGCTATGCAAGCGCACAACAGCTGTTGTGCGACCGGAGATACTAACTAACTCAAAAACATATACTATCTTTTCTAACAACTTATACTATGTTTTCCAACAACATATCAGTAACATTCCAACAAAAAAGGGTGAATCATTTACTTATGACACACCCTCTTTGCTAAATCAGACACGCAACTGATCTTATCTTATAATATTATACTCAAACTCATAATCCCCATTCTTCAGCCATTCGGGAACATCTTCCCCATTTTCCATAAGGCCTTATTCCTCCTTTTTTTAGTTCAAATTAAAATTGCAAAAATACCTCCCGTCAATATTTATAACCAAAATTCATATACCTACAAGTTTGGAATCTAGCGATAAAAACAAGAGGATTGAAAGGCTGGGATTCCTTGTTTTCTGCTCTATATTAAGAACAAGCCCTATAGTTGTACGACTATAAAGTTACAGTTGTACGACTATACATGCTATGGTTGTACAACTGTAGAGTTATGGTTGTACAACTATAGGGGTTATAGCCGTACAACTATAGATTTTCCTCAACGGCATCATCTTGTCAAGAAATCACAAATACCTGATTATCAACAAGTTTCTATTTCTCTTCATATTTACGATATTCTCAAAGAAATAATAAGCGTCTGAAAATACGAGAATTTCAAGCAAGCTAATGTAAAAAAGTTTCATTCTTAACAACGCCACATCACTACATCTTCGGGATATTCTTACAGATTACCTACTTCATCTTCCACCCATCAATGGTTCCCGTCTTCGATGAGAAGTTGCAGCCTATCTGATAAATCTTTCTGCCATCTGCTGCATATTCCCTGGCATAGCCCATATCCTCTATCTGCTTCAGGGCTTCCTCTGCCGAACCATCACGCTTGAATTCGAAGATGTAGATATAGTTCTGGGTCTCAACCACGCAATCTACCCTACCTTCGCTTTGCTGCTTTTCGATGAAGACCGTGAAGCAGCTGATCATTCTCAATACGAGATAAAAGGTATATTGGAAGTAACGCTCCTTCTCTCGCTCATCGTCCTTACGACGCTGGTTATAAGGAATGCTGGCAAAGAAGGAAGTCATCAGATTCTCCAACTGATGGCAATCTCCCTTCGACATCACATCTATTACCTGAATAACCCAGGCATCCGTTGACTTCGATGGCTTCAGATAACTGGAAGCTACCAACGTCAGGAAACCGCTCCTCACTTCATCATTAGGGAAATCCAGGAGATAGGAATCGGTATCCATATTCCAATCTTTGATGGTAAGATAACCGCTCTGATAAATCATCGGCAACGGTGCTTCCACATCTGCCTTGTAGTCGATAAAACTACTCGTAGGATAAAACCTGTTCACCATCTCGTTGATGTTCTCATCAAAATGAGACAATAGGCGAACCAGATAGGTTGGCGAACCGGTGCGGAACCAATAATCCGTCAGAATCTTCTTGCTCAAAGCATTCAAGATACTGAAAGGATTATAGATATCAAGCATATTAGGACTGAAGTGATAACCGTCAAACTTCCTTTTCAGTTTGTATTTCATCCCTTCCTCCGTCGTCTTGTATCTCACAGCCATCGCTTTGATTTGCTCATTAAAGGTAGAATACAATTCCTCTTCCGTAATACCACAAAGTGCCTCGTAATGCTCATCCATACTGATGTCGTTAGGCTGATTGAAACCACTGAACACGCTTACCTGCGAGAACTTTGTGACACCCGTGAGTAAAACAAACTGCAGGTCATCATCAGCTTCCTTAAACACAGAATATACGCCTTTGAGCAGATTGCGATTATAATCCTCCAAAGTCATCTTTCCATATTCATTCTGCACAGAAATATCCATATCCATCACATCAAGCAAAGGCTTGTCATATTCATCAATGAGTACGACAGCTCTCATTCCTGTTTTCTTATGAGCATTCCCTAACACAGCCTTAAAGCGACTCCCTAAAGTCTCAGCCAACTCCTCACGCCCATAGATACGTTCTGCCATGGCAACAAACTCCTCCAACACTTTGTCTAACGCATAAGGCTCTACAAAGTTTTGACCACCAAAAGAAAGATGAAACACAGGATATTGCTTCCATTCCTTCTCCAGCTTGTCGATGGCAAGCCCCTTGAACAGTTCCTTCTTACCCTCGAAATAGCATTTCAAGGTAGATACGAGCAACGACTTTCCAAATCGTCGTGGACGACTCAGAAAGTATATTTTACCATTAGTCACTAAGTCATAGACCAATGCTGTCTTATCGAGATAAACATAACCATCTTCTATGATTTGTTCGAAACTCTGTATGCCGATAGGATATTTCATATTGCTGCCTTTTTAATTTCTTTCGGCAAAGTTACAAAAAATAATGATACAAGCAAAGGAATAGCCCGAAAAAAATAACGAGATTGCAAAATACCATATTTGTGGGATTGTTGACAAGGAAAAAAAATAATACCTTTGCCTTTTGAAAATAATAGTTTAAAATCATGGTAGAAACAATGAATAATATTGGAAATAGACAGCCGGATAGCAATGCTGGCTGCAGTAAGCAAAAAGGAGTGAAGAATAAGCAAACCCGGCAGCTGGTACTATGGATTGGCGCTTTGATAGTAGGCGCCGTCTTGGGGATATTCGGCATCAGCTGGCTGGATGGTCTGATGAACTTCATAGCCACGGTCTATACCCGCTTATTCCAGCTTCTGGCAGTACCAACCATAGCCTTGGCAGTTATCACAACCCTGGCATCCTTGGGCAACCAGGCAGATACCGGTAAGATATTCCGCCACGCCATCACCTACACCCTGCTCACGACGATAGCAGCTGCAGCAGTGGGACTGGTGCTCTACAACATCGTTTCTCCAGGCAATTTACCTACAGCCTTGGTACAGAGCGGTATGGCAGATGTTCCCCAAAAGCTGGGAGAAACCAGCTATTATGACCATATTCTTGGGGTAATACCCAACAACATCATCAAGCCGTTTGCCGAAGGAAATGTACTCTCTATATTGATTTTGGCGGCAGCAGCAGGTATTGCTTTAGCCAAAATGCCATCAAGCGACAAAAAAGAAGTCGTGATGAAGGGATTGTTTGGATTACAGGATCTGCTCTTCATGCTGATTCATGGATTAATCTGGGCTCTGCCTCTGGGTATCGTTGCCTTTGCAGCACAACTCTCAGCCCAGTTCTCTGCGGGTATCGTGATGGCTTCTCTAGGAAAGTACGTAGCTGTTATCCTGGGAGGTAATGTCATTCAATTCTTCATCATCCTTCCGCTCTTCCT includes these proteins:
- a CDS encoding ATP-binding protein, whose product is MKYPIGIQSFEQIIEDGYVYLDKTALVYDLVTNGKIYFLSRPRRFGKSLLVSTLKCYFEGKKELFKGLAIDKLEKEWKQYPVFHLSFGGQNFVEPYALDKVLEEFVAMAERIYGREELAETLGSRFKAVLGNAHKKTGMRAVVLIDEYDKPLLDVMDMDISVQNEYGKMTLEDYNRNLLKGVYSVFKEADDDLQFVLLTGVTKFSQVSVFSGFNQPNDISMDEHYEALCGITEEELYSTFNEQIKAMAVRYKTTEEGMKYKLKRKFDGYHFSPNMLDIYNPFSILNALSKKILTDYWFRTGSPTYLVRLLSHFDENINEMVNRFYPTSSFIDYKADVEAPLPMIYQSGYLTIKDWNMDTDSYLLDFPNDEVRSGFLTLVASSYLKPSKSTDAWVIQVIDVMSKGDCHQLENLMTSFFASIPYNQRRKDDEREKERYFQYTFYLVLRMISCFTVFIEKQQSEGRVDCVVETQNYIYIFEFKRDGSAEEALKQIEDMGYAREYAADGRKIYQIGCNFSSKTGTIDGWKMK
- a CDS encoding dicarboxylate/amino acid:cation symporter, with the protein product MKNKQTRQLVLWIGALIVGAVLGIFGISWLDGLMNFIATVYTRLFQLLAVPTIALAVITTLASLGNQADTGKIFRHAITYTLLTTIAAAAVGLVLYNIVSPGNLPTALVQSGMADVPQKLGETSYYDHILGVIPNNIIKPFAEGNVLSILILAAAAGIALAKMPSSDKKEVVMKGLFGLQDLLFMLIHGLIWALPLGIVAFAAQLSAQFSAGIVMASLGKYVAVILGGNVIQFFIILPLFLLARGLNPVRTLGKMMPAVLMALFTKSSAATLPVTMQTAEDRLGVSNQVSRFVLPICTTINMNGCAAFILVTSLFLMQNGGMPLPWTTMILWLFISVISAVGNAGVPMGCYFLTLSLMSGINAPIGIMGIILPIYTIIDMIETAENVWSDSCVCAMVDRDLKR
- a CDS encoding LytTR family transcriptional regulator DNA-binding domain-containing protein, which translates into the protein MDSQFIVFNTKTELLRLDVSKIVYFEGDGNYTQIVTINKLKTVVCLNLTQMEKYLAEHLVDCKSIFMRVGKRFIINTGYIYQVNTQKQQLILSDYEHFAFALGISKEALKQMKDLLITKK
- a CDS encoding FHA domain-containing protein; translated protein: MELIIGRDASTSQLRITMGQQSKTFGVAGSVPMTVSRQHCSLTINPDGSYRITNLKPQNVTFVNGVEIMAKTIMEKDKIELGPSKFLVSWDWIKSFVPQMVDFRPLQRVWEEYDEHKLDQQIADRKFNSLRGITGLITMGAIALSIIFPEFRETPLYIGLYLLGILISVGFTVKAYKDSSKGPLRQKQLTEEFQQHYVCPHCHHFLGFQSYEVLMQNEACPYCKAKIKK